A single region of the Rattus rattus isolate New Zealand chromosome 8, Rrattus_CSIRO_v1, whole genome shotgun sequence genome encodes:
- the Tmem115 gene encoding transmembrane protein 115 — MQRALPGARQHLGAILASASVVVKALCAVVLFLYLLSFAVDTGCLAVTPGYLFPPNFWIWTLATHGLMEQHVWDVAISLATVVVAGRLLEPLWGALELLIFFSVVNVSVGLLGAFAYLLTYMASFNLVYLFTIRIHGALGFLGGVLVALKQTMGDCVVLRVPQVRVSVVPMLLLALLLLLRLATLLQSPALASYGFGLLSSWVYLRFYQRHSRGRGDMADHFAFATFFPEILQPVVGLLANLVHGLLVKVKICQKTVKRYDVGAPSSITISLPGTDPQDAERRRQLALKALNERLKRVEDQSAWPSMDDDEEEAGAKTDSPLPSEQASTPPGKGTAPESTLITFEAAPLL, encoded by the exons ATGCAACGCGCCCTGCCCGGTGCCCGCCAGCATCTGGGGGCCATCCTGGCCAGCGCCAGCGTGGTAGTGAAGGCACTGTGCGCTGTGGTACTATTTCTCTATCTGCTTTCCTTCGCTGTGGACACGGGCTGCCTGGCCGTCACCCCAGGGTACCTTTTTCCACCCAACTTCTGGATCTGGACCCTGGCCACCCATGGGCTCATGGAACAGCACGTGTGGGACGTGGCCATTAGTCTGGCCACAGTAGTTGTGGCCGGGCGATTACTGGAGCCCCTCTGGGGAGCCTTGGAGCTGCTCATCTTCTTCTCGGTGGTGAATGTGTCAGTGGGGCTTCTGGGGGCCTTCGCCTACCTCCTCACCTACATGGCTTCCTTCAACTTGGTCTACCTGTTCACTATTCGTATCCACGGCGCCCTGGGCTTCTTAGGTGGTGTCCTGGTAGCGCTCAAGCAAACTATGGGAGACTGTGTGGTTCTGCGAGTGCCCCAGGTCCGCGTCAGCGTAGTTCCCATGCTATTGCTGGCGTTGCTGCTACTCCTCCGGTTGGCCACACTGCTCCAGAGCCCGGCATTGGCTTCCTACGGCTTTGGGCTGCTATCAAGTTGGGTGTATCTTCGCTTCTATCAGCGGCACAGCCGAGGCCGAGGGGACATGGCTGATCATTTTGCTTTTGCCACCTTTTTCCCGGAGATCCTGCAACCGGTAGTGGGACTGCTAGCGAACTTGGTGCATGGCCTCCTGGTGAAGGTAAAGATTTGTCAGAAGACAGTGAAGCGCTACGATGTCGGAGCACCATCGTCCATCACTATCAGCCTCCCAGGCACAGACCCTCAAGATGCGGAGCGGAGAAG GCAACTGGCCCTGAAGGCTCTCAATGAGCGGCTGAAGAGAGTGGAGGATCAGTCAGCCTGGCCCAGCAtggatgatgatgaagaggaggcTGGGGCAAAAACGGACAGTCCTCTGCCCTCAGAACAAGCCTCCACACCCCCGGGGAAGGGGACTGCCCCAGAATCCACTCTCATCACCTTCGAGGCAGCTCCCCTACTCTAG
- the LOC116907524 gene encoding cytochrome b561 domain-containing protein 2, with amino-acid sequence MALSVETESHIYRALRTASGAAAHLVALGFTIFVAVLARPGSSLFSWHPVLMSLAFSFLMTEALLMFSPESSLLRSLSRKVRARCHWVLQLLALLCALLGLGLVILHKEQLGKAHLATRHGQAGLLAVLWAGLQCSGGVGLLYPKLLPRWPLAKLKLYHATSGLVGYLLGSTSLLLGMCSLWFTANVTGGAWYLAVLCPILTSLVIMNQVSNAYLYRKRIQP; translated from the exons ATGGCCCTTTCTGTGGAGACGGAGTCGCACATCTATCGAGCTCTGCGCACTGCCTCCGGGGCTGCAGCCCACCTTGTGGCGTTAGGGTTTACCATCTTCGTGGCTGTGCTTGCCAGACCTGGCTCCA GTCTATTCTCCTGGCATCCTGTTCTTATGTCTCTGGCT ttctCCTTCCTGATGACTGAAGCACTCCTGATGTTCTCTCCTGAGAGTTCACTGCTGCGTTCCCTCTCAAGGAAGGTCCGAGCACGCTGCCACTGGGTGCTACAGCTGCTAGCTCTACTCTGTGCTCTGCTGGGTCTAGGTCTCGTCATCCTCCACAAAGAGCAGCTTGGCAAAGCACACCTGGCCACTCGACATGGGCAGGCAGGGCTGTTAGCTGTGCTGTGGGCAGGTCTGCAGTGTTCAGGGGGTGTGGGGCTGCTCTACCCAAAGTTGCTGCCCCGGTGGCCCCTGGCAAAACTGAAACTCTACCATGCCACTTCTGGGTTGGTGGGCTACCTGCTGGGTAGTACCAGCCTCCTACTGGGCATGTGCTCACTCTGGTTCACCGCCAATGTCACTGGTGGTGCCTGGTACCTGGCTGTGTTGTGCCCCATCCTCACCAGTTTGGTAATCATGAACCAAGTGAGCAATGCCTACTTATACCGCAAGAGGATCCAACCGTGA
- the Nprl2 gene encoding LOW QUALITY PROTEIN: GATOR complex protein NPRL2 (The sequence of the model RefSeq protein was modified relative to this genomic sequence to represent the inferred CDS: inserted 1 base in 1 codon; substituted 1 base at 1 genomic stop codon): MGSSCRIECIFFSEFHPTLGPKITYQVPEDFISRELFDTVQVYIITKPELQNKLITVTAMEKKLIGCPVCIEHKKYSRNALLFNLGFVCDAQAKTCALEPIVKKLAGYLTTLELESSFVSTEESKQKLVPIMTILLEELNASGRCTLPIDESNTIHLKVIEQRPDPPRXQEYDVXVFTKDKEDFFSSQWDLTTQQILPYIDGFRHVQKISAEADVELNLVRIAIQNLLYYGVVTLVSILQYSNVYCPTPKVQDLVDDKSLQEACLSYVTKQGHKRASLRDVFQLYCSLSPGTTVRDLIGRHPQQLQHVDERKLIQFGLMKNLIRRLQKYPVRVSREERSHPARLYTGCHSYDEICCKTGMSYHELDERLENDPNIIICWK; the protein is encoded by the exons ATGGGCAGCAGCTGCCGCATCGAATGCATATTCTTCAGCGAGTTCCACCCCACGCTGGGACCCAAAATTACCTATCAG GTCCCTGAGGATTTCATCTCCCGAGAGCTGTTTGACACTGTCCAAGTATACATCATCACCAAGCCCGAGTTACAGAACAAGCTTATCACTGT CACGGCCATGGAGAAGAAGCTGATTGGCTGCCCCGTGTGCATCGAACACAAGAAGTACAGCCGCAATGCACTCCTCTTCAACCTGGGCTTCGTGTGTGATGCCCAGGCTAAGACTTGTGCCCTGGAACCCATTGTTAAGAAGCTGGCTGGCTACTTAACCACACTGGAG CTCGAAAGTAGCTTTGTATCCACCGAGGAGAGCAAGCAGAAGCTAGTGCCCATCATGACTATCTTACTGGAAGAGCTAAATGCCTCTGGCCGGTGCACTCTACCCATCG ATGAGTCCAACACCATCCACTTGAAGGTGATTGAGCAGCGGCCTGACCCTCCCCGCTAGCAGGAATATGACG CGGTCTTTACAAAGGACAAAGAGGACTTCTTCAGCTCCCAGTGGGACCTCACCACACAGCAG ATCCTCCCCTACATCGATGGATTTCGCCATGTCCAAAAGATCTCCGCTGAGGCAGACGTGGAGCTCAACCTGGTGCGCAttgccattcagaacctgct GTACTATGGTGTTGTGACACTGGTATCCATTCTCCAG tactccaatgtgtattGCCCAACGCCAAAAGTCCAGGACCTGGTGGATGACAAGTCCCTGCAGGAGGCATGTCTATCCTACGTCACCAAACAAG GACACAAAAGAGCCAGTCTCCGAGATGTATTCCAGCTGTACTGCAGCCTGAGCCCTGGTACCACTGTGCGAGACCTCATCGGCCGCCACCCCCAGCAGTTACAACATGTTGATGAAAG GAAGCTGATCCAGTTTGGGCTTATGAAGAACCTCATCCGGAGACTACAGAAATATCCAGTCCGAGTGTCTCGGGAGGAACGAAGCCACCCTGCCCGGCTCTACACAGGCTGTCACAGCTATGATGAGATCTGCTGCAAgacag GCATGAGCTACCATGAGCTGGACGAGCGACTAGAAAATGACCCAAACATCATCATCTGCTGGAagtga
- the Zmynd10 gene encoding zinc finger MYND domain-containing protein 10 isoform X1: MGDLELLLPGEAEVLVRGLHSFQLREMGSEGWSKQHENLEKLNMQAILDATVSQAEPIQELLVTHGKIPTLVEELIAVEMWKQRVFPVLCRLEDFKPQNTFPIYMVVHHEASIINLLETVFFHKEVCESADDTVLDLVDYCHRKLILLVARKGGGDLSEEERFQDSTPMQELQKQAEMMEFEISLKALSVLRYITDCVDSLSLSTLNRMLTTHNLPCLLVELLEHSPWIRREGGKLQHFESGRWQTVAPSEHQKLNKLDGQVWIALYNLLLSPEARTRYCLTNFAKGQLLKLQAFLTDTLLDQLPNLADLKNFLAHLALVETQPPKKDLVLEQIPEIWDRLERENKGKWQAIAKHQLQHVFSLSEKDLRQQAQRWAETYRLDVLEAVAPERPRCAYCSAEASKRCSRCQKVWYCCRECQVKHWEKHGKTCVLAAQGDRAK, from the exons ATGGGTGACCTGGAGCTGCTGTtgcctggggaggctgaggtgctGGTGCGGGGCCTGCACAGCTTCCAGCTTCGGGAGATGGGATCTGAAGG GTGGAGTAAGCAACATGAGAACCTGGAGAAGTTGAACATGCAAGCCATCCTCGATGCAACTGTCAGCCAGGCTGAGCCCATCCAGGAACTGTTGGTCACCCACGGGAAG ATCCCAACGCTGGTGGAGGAGCTGATTGCTGTGGAGATGTGGAAACAGAGGGTGTTCCCGGTGCTGTGCCGGCTGGAGGACTTCAAGCCCCAGAACACCTTCCCCATATACATGGTg GTACATCATGAGGCCTCCATCATCAATCTCCTAGAGACAGTATTCTTCCACAAG gaagtGTGTGAATCAGCAGATGACACGGTCTTGGACCTAGTAGACTACTGCCACCGCAAGCTGATACTGCTAGTGGCTCGGAAAGGCGGTGGTGACCTGTCTGAGGAAGAACGGTTCCAGGACAGTACCCCTATGCAA gagctgcagaagcaggcagagatgATGGAGTTTGAGATCTCCCTGAAAGCCCTTTCCGTGCTTCGATACATCACAGATTGCGTGGATAG CCTCTCCCTGAGCACACTGAACCGAATGCTTACCACACACAACTTGCCCTGCCTCCTGGTGGAACTGCTAGAGCACAGTCCCTGGATCCGGCGGGAAGGAG GCAAGCTGCAGCATTTTGAGAGTGGCCGATGGCAGACAGTGGCCCCCTCAGAGCATCAAAAGCTGAACAAACTGGATGGGCAAGTATGGATCGCCTTGTACAATCTACTGCTCAGTCCTGAGGCCCGAACCCGTTACTGCCTTACAAACTTTGCCAAGGGACAGCTGCTTAAG CTTCAGGCCTTCCTCACCGACACACTGCTTGACCAGCTGCCCAACCTTGCTGATCTGAAGAATTTCCTGGCCCACCTGGCCCTGGTTGAAACTCAACCCCCTAAGAAGGACCTAGTGTTAGAACAG ATCCCAGAAATCTGGGATCGGCTGGAGCGAGAGAACAAAGGCAAGTGGCAGGCTATCGCCAAGCACCAGCTTCAGCACGTATTCAGCCTCTCCGAGAAGGATCTTCGCCAACAAGCACAGAG GTGGGCTGAAACCTACAGGCTGGACGTCTTAGAGGCTGTAGCTCCGGAGAGGCCCCGCTGTGCCTACTGCAGTGCCGAGGCCTCCAAGCGCTGCTCCAGATGCCAGAAAGTGTGGTATTGCTGCAG GGAGTGTCAAGTCAAGCACTGGGAGAAGCACGGAAAGACGTGTGTTCTAGCAGCCCAGGGTGACAGAGCCAAGTGA
- the Zmynd10 gene encoding zinc finger MYND domain-containing protein 10 isoform X2, which produces MQELQKQAEMMEFEISLKALSVLRYITDCVDSLSLSTLNRMLTTHNLPCLLVELLEHSPWIRREGGKLQHFESGRWQTVAPSEHQKLNKLDGQVWIALYNLLLSPEARTRYCLTNFAKGQLLKLQAFLTDTLLDQLPNLADLKNFLAHLALVETQPPKKDLVLEQIPEIWDRLERENKGKWQAIAKHQLQHVFSLSEKDLRQQAQRWAETYRLDVLEAVAPERPRCAYCSAEASKRCSRCQKVWYCCRECQVKHWEKHGKTCVLAAQGDRAK; this is translated from the exons ATGCAA gagctgcagaagcaggcagagatgATGGAGTTTGAGATCTCCCTGAAAGCCCTTTCCGTGCTTCGATACATCACAGATTGCGTGGATAG CCTCTCCCTGAGCACACTGAACCGAATGCTTACCACACACAACTTGCCCTGCCTCCTGGTGGAACTGCTAGAGCACAGTCCCTGGATCCGGCGGGAAGGAG GCAAGCTGCAGCATTTTGAGAGTGGCCGATGGCAGACAGTGGCCCCCTCAGAGCATCAAAAGCTGAACAAACTGGATGGGCAAGTATGGATCGCCTTGTACAATCTACTGCTCAGTCCTGAGGCCCGAACCCGTTACTGCCTTACAAACTTTGCCAAGGGACAGCTGCTTAAG CTTCAGGCCTTCCTCACCGACACACTGCTTGACCAGCTGCCCAACCTTGCTGATCTGAAGAATTTCCTGGCCCACCTGGCCCTGGTTGAAACTCAACCCCCTAAGAAGGACCTAGTGTTAGAACAG ATCCCAGAAATCTGGGATCGGCTGGAGCGAGAGAACAAAGGCAAGTGGCAGGCTATCGCCAAGCACCAGCTTCAGCACGTATTCAGCCTCTCCGAGAAGGATCTTCGCCAACAAGCACAGAG GTGGGCTGAAACCTACAGGCTGGACGTCTTAGAGGCTGTAGCTCCGGAGAGGCCCCGCTGTGCCTACTGCAGTGCCGAGGCCTCCAAGCGCTGCTCCAGATGCCAGAAAGTGTGGTATTGCTGCAG GGAGTGTCAAGTCAAGCACTGGGAGAAGCACGGAAAGACGTGTGTTCTAGCAGCCCAGGGTGACAGAGCCAAGTGA
- the Rassf1 gene encoding ras association domain-containing protein 1 isoform X1, with translation MSAEPELIELRELAPSGRIGPGRTRLERANALRIAPGTTRNPSQQHVPGRGHRFQPAGPTTHTWCDLCGDFIWGVVRKGLQCAHCKFTCHYRCRALVCLDCCGPRDLGWDPALERDTNVDEAVERETPDLSQAETEQKIKDYNGQINSNLFMSLNKDGSYTGFIKVQLKLVRPVSVPSSKKPPSLQDARRGTGRSSAVKRRTSFYLPKDAVKHLHVLSRTRAREVIEALLRKFMVVDDPRKFALFERTERHGQIYFRKLSDEEQPLKLRLLAGPSEKALSFVLKENDSGEVNWDAFSMPELHNFLRILQREEEEHLRQILQKYSRCRQKIQEALHACPLG, from the exons ATGTCGGCGGAGCCAGAACTCATTGAACTACGAGAGTTGGCACCGTCCGGGCGCATCGGTCCAGGCCGTACCCGGCTGGAGCGTGCCAACGCTCTGCGCATCGCGCCGGGCACAACACGCAATCCGTCACAGCAGCACGTCCCGGGTCGTGGCCACCGCTTCCAGCCTGCAGGGCCCACCACGCACACGTGGTGCGACCTCTGTGGAGACTTCATCTGGGGCGTCGTGCGCAAAGGCCTACAGTGCGCGC ACTGTAAGTTCACCTGCCATTACCGATGTCGTGCGCTCGTCTGCCTGGACTGCTGCGGGCCCCGAGACCTGGGCTGGGACCCTGCACTGGAGCGGGACACGAACGTG GATGAGGCTGTGGAGCGGGAGACACCTGATCTTTCCCAAGCTGAGACTGAGCAGAAAATCAAGGATTACAATGGCCAGATCAACAGCAACCTCTTCATGAGCCTG aaTAAGGATGGCTCCTACACCGGCTTCATCAAGGTTCAGCTGAAACTGGTACGCCCTGTTTCAGTGCCTTCCAGCAAGAAACCGCCTTCCTTGCAGGATGCCCGGAGGGGCACGGGGCGGAGCTCAGCTGTGAAGCGCCGCACCTCTTTTTACTTGCCTAAGGATGCTGTTAAGCATCTGCACGTTCTGTCACGAACACGCGCGCGTGAGGTCATCGAGGCCCTGCTTCGAAAATTCATGGTAGTAGATGATCCTCGCAAGTTTGCACTCTTTGAACGAACTGAACGCCATGGCCAAA TATACTTCCGGAAACTGTCAGATGAGGAGCAGCCCTTGAAGCTACGGCTTCTTGCAGGGCCCAGTGAAAAAGCCCTGAGCTTTGTCCTGAAGGAGAATGACTCTGGGGAGGTGAAT TGGGACGCCTTCAGCATGCCTGAGCTGCACAATTTCTTGCGCATCCTGCAGCGTGAAGAAGAGGAACACCTTCGCCAGATCCTGCAGAAGTATTCTCGGTGTCGCCAGAAGATCCAGGAGGCCTTGCACGCCTGTCCTTTGGGGTGA
- the Rassf1 gene encoding ras association domain-containing protein 1 isoform X2, whose protein sequence is MGEAETPSFEMTWSSTTSSGYCSQEDSDSELEQYFTARTSLVRRPRRDQDEAVERETPDLSQAETEQKIKDYNGQINSNLFMSLNKDGSYTGFIKVQLKLVRPVSVPSSKKPPSLQDARRGTGRSSAVKRRTSFYLPKDAVKHLHVLSRTRAREVIEALLRKFMVVDDPRKFALFERTERHGQIYFRKLSDEEQPLKLRLLAGPSEKALSFVLKENDSGEVNWDAFSMPELHNFLRILQREEEEHLRQILQKYSRCRQKIQEALHACPLG, encoded by the exons ATGGGCGAGGCTGAAACACCTTCCTTCGAAATGACCTGGAGCAGCACGACAAGTAGTGGCTACTGCAGCCAGGAGGACTCGGACTCAGAGCTCGAGCAGTACTTCACGGCGCGTACCTCGCTGGTCCGCAGGCCGCGCCGGGACCAG GATGAGGCTGTGGAGCGGGAGACACCTGATCTTTCCCAAGCTGAGACTGAGCAGAAAATCAAGGATTACAATGGCCAGATCAACAGCAACCTCTTCATGAGCCTG aaTAAGGATGGCTCCTACACCGGCTTCATCAAGGTTCAGCTGAAACTGGTACGCCCTGTTTCAGTGCCTTCCAGCAAGAAACCGCCTTCCTTGCAGGATGCCCGGAGGGGCACGGGGCGGAGCTCAGCTGTGAAGCGCCGCACCTCTTTTTACTTGCCTAAGGATGCTGTTAAGCATCTGCACGTTCTGTCACGAACACGCGCGCGTGAGGTCATCGAGGCCCTGCTTCGAAAATTCATGGTAGTAGATGATCCTCGCAAGTTTGCACTCTTTGAACGAACTGAACGCCATGGCCAAA TATACTTCCGGAAACTGTCAGATGAGGAGCAGCCCTTGAAGCTACGGCTTCTTGCAGGGCCCAGTGAAAAAGCCCTGAGCTTTGTCCTGAAGGAGAATGACTCTGGGGAGGTGAAT TGGGACGCCTTCAGCATGCCTGAGCTGCACAATTTCTTGCGCATCCTGCAGCGTGAAGAAGAGGAACACCTTCGCCAGATCCTGCAGAAGTATTCTCGGTGTCGCCAGAAGATCCAGGAGGCCTTGCACGCCTGTCCTTTGGGGTGA
- the Rassf1 gene encoding ras association domain-containing protein 1 isoform X3: MPPAGEGRSLEPRPSPDEAVERETPDLSQAETEQKIKDYNGQINSNLFMSLNKDGSYTGFIKVQLKLVRPVSVPSSKKPPSLQDARRGTGRSSAVKRRTSFYLPKDAVKHLHVLSRTRAREVIEALLRKFMVVDDPRKFALFERTERHGQIYFRKLSDEEQPLKLRLLAGPSEKALSFVLKENDSGEVNWDAFSMPELHNFLRILQREEEEHLRQILQKYSRCRQKIQEALHACPLG, translated from the exons ATGCCGCCGGCGGGTGAGGGGCGGTCGCTGGAACCCCGCCCCTCCCCG GATGAGGCTGTGGAGCGGGAGACACCTGATCTTTCCCAAGCTGAGACTGAGCAGAAAATCAAGGATTACAATGGCCAGATCAACAGCAACCTCTTCATGAGCCTG aaTAAGGATGGCTCCTACACCGGCTTCATCAAGGTTCAGCTGAAACTGGTACGCCCTGTTTCAGTGCCTTCCAGCAAGAAACCGCCTTCCTTGCAGGATGCCCGGAGGGGCACGGGGCGGAGCTCAGCTGTGAAGCGCCGCACCTCTTTTTACTTGCCTAAGGATGCTGTTAAGCATCTGCACGTTCTGTCACGAACACGCGCGCGTGAGGTCATCGAGGCCCTGCTTCGAAAATTCATGGTAGTAGATGATCCTCGCAAGTTTGCACTCTTTGAACGAACTGAACGCCATGGCCAAA TATACTTCCGGAAACTGTCAGATGAGGAGCAGCCCTTGAAGCTACGGCTTCTTGCAGGGCCCAGTGAAAAAGCCCTGAGCTTTGTCCTGAAGGAGAATGACTCTGGGGAGGTGAAT TGGGACGCCTTCAGCATGCCTGAGCTGCACAATTTCTTGCGCATCCTGCAGCGTGAAGAAGAGGAACACCTTCGCCAGATCCTGCAGAAGTATTCTCGGTGTCGCCAGAAGATCCAGGAGGCCTTGCACGCCTGTCCTTTGGGGTGA
- the Tusc2 gene encoding tumor suppressor candidate 2 — MGASGSKARGLWPFASTTGGGGPEAAGAEQSLVRSRARAVPPFVFTRRGSMFYDEDGDLAHEFYEETIVTKNGQKRAKLRRVHKNLIPQGIVKLDPPRIHVDFPVILYEV; from the exons ATGGGCGCCAGCGGCTCCAAAGCTCGGGGCCTCTGGCCCTTTGCCTCCACTACGGGGGGCGGCGGCCCAGAGGCGGCAGGCGCTGAACAATCTTTGGTGCGGTCTCGAGCCCGAGCAGTGCCTCCCTTCGTATTCACGCGCCGCGG CTCCATGTTCTATGATGAAGATGGGGACCTGGCTCACGAATTCTACGAGGAGACAATCGTCACCAAGAATGGGCAGAAGCGAGCCAAGCTGAGGCGGGTACACAAGAATCTGATTCCTCAG GGCATCGTGAAGCTGGATCCCCCCCGAATCCACGTGGATTTCCCTGTGATCCTCTATGAAGTATGA